In Clostridium sporogenes, one genomic interval encodes:
- a CDS encoding tRNA nucleotidyltransferase codes for MNILNKFTEKELKNILLDYSNIYVRILNVLYSIKGEHGQSIFIDNSFLNRDLRKSIDKYIHNKEIYNLSLSNAKDNYEIYKVLSKTHSFERILLAWNSKFRYKAYNYEKNMKWTGYKKIRYKRRKRNRINIRIYEKI; via the coding sequence ATGAATATACTAAATAAATTTACAGAAAAAGAATTAAAAAATATTTTATTAGATTATTCTAATATTTATGTTAGAATATTAAATGTACTTTATTCAATAAAAGGTGAACATGGACAAAGTATTTTTATAGATAATTCCTTCTTAAACAGGGATTTGAGAAAGTCTATAGATAAATATATACATAATAAAGAAATTTATAATTTAAGTTTATCTAATGCTAAGGATAACTATGAAATTTATAAAGTATTAAGTAAAACTCATAGTTTTGAAAGAATTTTATTAGCCTGGAATTCAAAATTCAGATACAAAGCATATAATTATGAGAAAAATATGAAATGGACAGGATATAAAAAAATTAGGTATAAAAGAAGGAAAAGAAATAGGATTAATATTAGAATATATGAAAAAATATAA
- a CDS encoding segregation/condensation protein A, which yields MPLNIKIHNFDGPFDLLLHLIKRNKMEIYDVSIYEITNQYLQYLNRMEELDLEITSEFIVMAATLIEIKSKYLLPKVEEEKEEEENDPQKELLDKLLEYKKFKAAAEFFKTRQKISGTSFSKKPEIIEVKNKETTTEELLKDVTMLSLYNTYNDLISKYSNKMNENVEFKGEIQLDKYKIEDKIEYIGKKISSKEKWLFSDFIKECSCKMEIVVTFLAILELIKLKTIQVYQSNNFNDIHIERGVVGE from the coding sequence ATGCCATTAAATATAAAAATACATAATTTCGATGGACCTTTTGATTTATTACTACATTTAATTAAAAGGAATAAAATGGAAATATATGATGTAAGTATATATGAAATAACTAATCAATATTTACAGTACTTGAATAGAATGGAAGAGTTAGATTTAGAAATAACTTCAGAATTTATAGTTATGGCAGCCACCCTGATTGAAATAAAATCTAAATATTTATTACCTAAAGTGGAAGAAGAAAAAGAGGAAGAGGAGAATGATCCTCAAAAAGAACTTTTAGACAAGCTTTTAGAATATAAAAAATTCAAAGCTGCTGCAGAGTTTTTTAAAACTCGTCAAAAGATAAGTGGAACATCATTTAGTAAAAAACCAGAAATTATAGAAGTTAAAAATAAAGAAACAACCACAGAAGAACTACTTAAAGATGTAACAATGTTAAGCTTATATAATACATATAATGATTTAATAAGTAAATATTCGAATAAAATGAATGAAAATGTGGAATTTAAAGGAGAAATACAATTAGATAAATATAAAATAGAAGATAAGATAGAATATATCGGTAAAAAAATAAGTTCAAAAGAAAAGTGGCTTTTTTCTGATTTTATAAAAGAATGTAGTTGTAAAATGGAGATAGTAGTAACTTTTTTAGCTATACTAGAGCTTATAAAGTTAAAAACAATACAAGTATACCAATCTAATAATTTTAATGATATACATATAGAAAGAGGCGTTGTAGGTGAATAA